One Nocardia sp. BMG111209 DNA segment encodes these proteins:
- a CDS encoding sulfotransferase, producing MSFSQHTSRFSDLVTRASERDGYDDFGEDSWQEGLRLLVDSVESVPGVDAGGREYVYARFVDALRNRLRVVDYVKNHPEVGDERVERPLVVLGLPRTGTSLASYLLDRDPARRSLLTWEAEDSVPPSPPGTLRTDPRCLAKKAELDALARGFEAAGIPMVHWDEADGPTECTFVHNQDFKAYLWEAFMPTVDYAQWLLETDMTSAYTYERTVLQMLQSQAPGVWSLKMPSHAVHIEALLAAFPDARIVWAHRDPYRATASFLRLNYLSRAVLGARVDVDTIVPNVLAQLREHVDRPLRTRDRIGEDRFFDLHYAELMRDPIAVMRDLYDWARDDLTTSTEQAMLDWLAQHPQNRHGGAAYSLAGSGVSRADLDPIFHDYLSAFDIELEGDV from the coding sequence ATGTCCTTCTCGCAGCACACATCTCGGTTCAGCGATCTGGTCACCCGCGCAAGCGAGCGCGACGGATACGACGACTTCGGCGAAGATTCCTGGCAGGAGGGCCTGCGGCTGCTCGTCGACTCCGTCGAATCCGTGCCGGGTGTCGACGCCGGTGGCCGCGAATACGTCTACGCCCGGTTCGTCGACGCCCTGCGCAATCGGCTGCGCGTCGTCGACTACGTCAAGAACCATCCGGAGGTCGGCGACGAGCGGGTGGAACGGCCGCTCGTGGTGCTGGGACTCCCCCGCACGGGCACCTCGCTGGCCAGCTATCTGCTCGACCGGGATCCGGCGCGGCGATCGTTGCTGACCTGGGAGGCCGAGGATTCGGTGCCACCCTCGCCGCCGGGCACCCTGCGCACCGATCCGCGGTGCCTCGCGAAGAAGGCCGAACTCGACGCGCTGGCCCGCGGATTCGAAGCCGCCGGCATCCCGATGGTCCACTGGGACGAGGCCGACGGCCCCACCGAATGCACGTTCGTGCACAACCAGGATTTCAAGGCCTATCTCTGGGAGGCGTTCATGCCGACCGTGGACTATGCGCAATGGCTGCTCGAGACGGATATGACCAGCGCCTACACCTACGAGCGGACCGTGCTGCAGATGCTCCAGTCGCAGGCCCCGGGCGTGTGGTCGCTGAAGATGCCCTCACACGCGGTCCACATCGAGGCCCTGCTCGCCGCGTTTCCCGACGCGCGGATCGTGTGGGCCCACCGCGATCCGTACCGGGCCACGGCCTCGTTCCTGCGCTTGAACTATCTGTCGCGTGCCGTGCTCGGCGCACGCGTCGACGTCGACACGATCGTGCCCAACGTCCTGGCCCAGCTCCGGGAACACGTCGACCGGCCGCTACGGACCAGGGACCGTATCGGCGAGGATCGCTTCTTCGACCTGCACTACGCCGAACTGATGCGCGATCCCATCGCCGTGATGCGCGACCTGTACGACTGGGCCCGAGACGACCTGACCACATCCACCGAACAGGCGATGCTCGACTGGCTGGCGCAACACCCGCAGAACCGCCACGGCGGCGCGGCGTACTCCCTGGCGGGATCCGGGGTGTCCCGCGCCGATCTGGATCCGATCTTCCACGACTATCTCTCGGCGTTCGACATCGAATTGGAGGGGGACGTATGA
- a CDS encoding zinc-binding dehydrogenase, which produces MKAAITTADQGFELVDLPDPTPGVGELVIRVAACGVCGSDIKARPFVPAGRIMGHELGGRIVAVGPQAGDRQVGVNVAVLPVVSCGTCRYCRAGVVTHCARSGYLGMGPPGGFAEFAVVPARHAFVVPYSVPDSHAALVEPFAVGLHAVHSAEVTAGEDILVVGAGGVGLTTIAWLAQRRAQRVTAVDPDPDRRALALAMGATDALPALSEIEAGAYDVAVECVGHPGLLRECQPAMRPRGRIVISGACATPTPIEPVTALLNELTIRYSVCYRPDEFRSVIRAFTEGVIDPQPMIGPLLDLSRLAEAFDLVRGGRVHGRVLVGPR; this is translated from the coding sequence ATGAAGGCGGCGATCACCACCGCGGACCAGGGCTTCGAACTCGTCGACCTGCCCGACCCGACACCGGGGGTCGGCGAATTGGTGATCCGGGTGGCCGCGTGCGGCGTCTGCGGATCCGATATCAAGGCTCGGCCGTTCGTGCCCGCCGGCCGGATCATGGGCCACGAGTTGGGCGGCCGGATCGTCGCGGTCGGACCGCAGGCAGGTGACCGGCAGGTCGGTGTGAACGTCGCCGTACTTCCGGTCGTCTCCTGTGGGACGTGCCGGTACTGCCGGGCCGGAGTCGTCACCCACTGCGCCCGGTCCGGCTACCTCGGCATGGGGCCGCCGGGCGGATTCGCCGAATTCGCCGTGGTCCCGGCGCGGCACGCGTTCGTCGTGCCCTACAGCGTGCCGGACTCCCATGCCGCCCTGGTCGAGCCGTTCGCGGTCGGCCTGCACGCCGTGCACAGCGCGGAAGTCACTGCGGGCGAAGACATCCTGGTCGTCGGCGCCGGCGGCGTCGGCTTGACGACCATCGCCTGGCTGGCGCAGCGCCGGGCGCAGCGGGTGACCGCCGTGGATCCCGACCCGGACCGCCGCGCGCTCGCGCTCGCGATGGGCGCCACCGACGCGCTACCCGCGCTGAGCGAGATCGAGGCCGGTGCGTACGACGTCGCGGTGGAATGCGTCGGCCACCCCGGCCTGCTTCGCGAATGTCAGCCCGCGATGCGCCCGCGCGGACGCATCGTGATCTCCGGAGCCTGTGCCACGCCGACCCCGATCGAACCGGTGACAGCCCTCCTCAACGAACTCACGATCCGATACTCGGTCTGCTACCGGCCCGACGAGTTCCGCAGTGTGATCCGGGCCTTCACCGAAGGAGTCATCGACCCACAGCCGATGATCGGTCCCCTGCTCGACCTGAGCAGGCTCGCCGAGGCCTTCGACCTCGTTCGCGGCGGCCGGGTACACGGCCGGGTCCTCGTCGGGCCCCGCTGA
- a CDS encoding TetR/AcrR family transcriptional regulator has translation MKRRNDGDARRQELCDAAIELLAQDGARGLTHLRVDRRVGVADGSTSFYFSTRAALLRAVTNRVVAQDIADFEAAMAAMKAAGDRAATLLSTLAEQAVRTAVEPDRSRARARFELMMMAQSDPELASVFDDLMDRFTAIGEEAVARLQPAGAPPDAALVKEQAFAMITFLGGFLFRLANGIAGSTSARQLEGYLRAVIAGVAAEHARDIH, from the coding sequence GTGAAGAGGAGAAACGACGGCGACGCGAGGCGGCAGGAACTGTGCGACGCGGCGATCGAGTTGCTCGCCCAGGACGGCGCGCGGGGCCTGACGCATCTGCGGGTCGACCGCAGGGTCGGGGTGGCGGACGGATCGACGTCCTTCTATTTCTCCACCCGCGCGGCGTTGCTGCGTGCGGTGACCAATCGCGTGGTGGCCCAGGATATCGCCGACTTCGAGGCGGCGATGGCGGCGATGAAGGCGGCCGGGGACCGCGCGGCGACCCTGTTGTCGACGCTGGCCGAACAGGCCGTGCGGACCGCCGTCGAGCCGGACCGGTCTCGTGCTCGCGCTCGATTCGAACTGATGATGATGGCGCAGAGCGATCCCGAATTGGCTTCCGTATTCGACGATCTGATGGACCGTTTCACGGCGATCGGTGAGGAGGCCGTCGCGCGCCTCCAGCCCGCCGGCGCACCGCCGGACGCGGCGTTGGTCAAGGAGCAGGCGTTCGCGATGATCACCTTCCTGGGCGGATTCCTGTTCCGGTTGGCCAACGGCATCGCCGGGTCGACCAGCGCGCGCCAACTCGAGGGATATCTGCGTGCCGTCATCGCGGGGGTCGCCGCCGAGCATGCCCGTGACATCCACTGA
- a CDS encoding TetR/AcrR family transcriptional regulator produces the protein MENPSAAEVDRKAGNGETRRGPYAKTAARIEAILDAALDLFTTDGFRGATMRELAIRAGMSQTGLMHHFPTKDDVLIALLQRGDHRYRTRSPETDDLPPLDRLVAVVDDVVRDPALTALRRVLAAEAVAPDHPAHAYFRDRTTFFVGRAVTVFTELQDQGRLRPGATPAALGRCLVALLDGLQLQWLYDPTIDIATELRTALLDAWVIR, from the coding sequence ATGGAGAACCCCTCGGCAGCGGAGGTCGACCGCAAGGCGGGTAACGGCGAGACCCGGCGTGGGCCGTACGCCAAGACGGCGGCCCGGATCGAGGCGATCCTCGACGCGGCGCTGGACCTGTTCACCACGGACGGTTTCCGCGGCGCCACCATGCGCGAGCTCGCGATCCGGGCCGGGATGAGCCAAACGGGACTCATGCACCATTTCCCGACCAAGGACGACGTCCTGATCGCTCTGCTGCAACGCGGCGACCACCGCTACCGCACCCGGTCGCCCGAAACCGACGACCTGCCCCCGCTCGACCGGCTGGTGGCGGTGGTCGACGACGTCGTGCGGGATCCCGCGCTGACGGCCCTGCGCCGGGTGCTCGCCGCGGAGGCCGTCGCGCCCGACCACCCGGCCCACGCCTATTTCCGCGACCGCACCACCTTCTTCGTCGGCCGCGCGGTCACCGTGTTCACCGAACTGCAGGACCAGGGCCGCCTGCGCCCCGGCGCCACCCCCGCCGCCCTCGGCCGCTGCCTGGTCGCACTGCTCGACGGCCTGCAACTGCAATGGCTGTACGACCCGACCATCGACATCGCCACCGAACTCAGGACCGCACTGCTCGACGCCTGGGTCATCCGATGA
- a CDS encoding Gfo/Idh/MocA family protein — protein MAISLGVLGTARIVESGLLQPAAGLPGIEVGAIAARDPERAAEYAAAHGIPRVLADYEAVVDDPGVDAVYIPSPPALHGYWMRRAIEAGKHVLCEKPFTANAAEAAEIAALAAGSDLVVMEAFHSRYHPMWPRMAEVIEQQVLGRILSATATFCVPQPDPEDFRWQRALGGGAVMDLGCYPLRLLRYLFGEPGIVTARATEVSGVDAAMTVELAFPDDIPGQVRASMRTDDPLSITLQVIGSAGTLDVGMPYHPHIRGQLTLTTADGQHVDPGGFRSTYAYQLEAFRDAILEGTPIPTDAREATTVMRLIDDIYRAAGMPPCVPVPEPNSDDSQTIEEGTSCPSM, from the coding sequence ATGGCCATCTCCCTCGGAGTGCTCGGCACGGCCCGTATCGTCGAGTCCGGTCTCCTGCAGCCCGCCGCCGGCCTGCCGGGCATCGAGGTCGGCGCGATCGCCGCCCGCGATCCCGAGCGGGCCGCGGAATACGCTGCGGCACACGGGATTCCACGGGTCTTGGCCGATTACGAGGCGGTGGTCGACGATCCCGGCGTCGACGCCGTGTACATACCGAGTCCGCCTGCGCTGCACGGGTACTGGATGCGGCGGGCGATCGAGGCCGGCAAACATGTGCTCTGCGAGAAGCCGTTCACCGCGAACGCCGCCGAGGCCGCCGAAATCGCCGCGCTGGCAGCGGGTTCCGATCTGGTGGTGATGGAAGCGTTCCATTCCCGGTATCACCCGATGTGGCCTCGGATGGCCGAGGTGATCGAGCAGCAGGTCCTCGGCCGGATCCTCTCGGCGACGGCGACTTTCTGTGTGCCGCAACCCGATCCGGAGGACTTCCGCTGGCAGCGCGCACTCGGCGGCGGCGCCGTGATGGACCTCGGCTGTTACCCGCTGCGGCTGCTGCGCTACCTGTTCGGCGAGCCGGGAATCGTGACGGCCCGGGCCACGGAGGTGTCCGGAGTGGATGCGGCCATGACGGTCGAGCTGGCCTTCCCCGATGACATTCCGGGGCAGGTCCGGGCGAGTATGCGCACCGACGATCCGCTGTCCATCACGTTGCAGGTCATCGGATCGGCGGGAACGCTGGACGTCGGGATGCCGTACCACCCGCACATCCGCGGGCAACTGACCCTGACGACGGCCGACGGGCAGCATGTCGATCCCGGCGGATTCCGCAGCACCTACGCCTATCAGCTCGAGGCGTTCCGCGACGCGATCCTCGAGGGCACACCGATACCGACCGACGCCCGCGAAGCCACCACAGTCATGCGGCTGATCGACGACATCTACCGCGCCGCCGGCATGCCGCCCTGTGTGCCTGTGCCGGAACCGAATTCCGATGACAGCCAGACGATCGAGGAAGGTACCTCATGCCCCAGCATGTGA
- a CDS encoding amidohydrolase family protein, protein MPQHVIISVDGHVKAPRAGYREYLDAEYRPEFDEWLRAAEARGLPDAGNIHPDLLVDAQWDADRRLRDLESQGVVGEVLFPNGIPFQAKAVSDTAEASTPELTRAGITAYNRWLADFCAQAPERLKGQALLSFDDRDRLDEAVAEVYRAKERGLGGIMMPALIPGGTYFFDPVLDPVWAAIQETGLPISQHGGTGAPAYDPPGLAAILTLAYEHSFFSGRSLWQMIVGGVFDRFPDLTVAYVETESWWIGAALDRFDRRFRRGDSWTGFAAHLRRERRFTRLPSEYWQTNCYAGISPFHHDQLPMDRMGSGYTPEDGEFVIGCDRAMVGIDYPHFETIYPNTDAQIAELTGQPTVTAADTRRLLFDNAVTVYGFDSAALQPVIDRVTRVTASDR, encoded by the coding sequence ATGCCCCAGCATGTGATCATTTCGGTGGACGGCCACGTCAAGGCGCCCCGAGCCGGCTACCGCGAATACCTCGACGCCGAGTACCGGCCCGAATTCGACGAATGGCTGCGCGCGGCCGAGGCGCGCGGGCTGCCCGACGCCGGGAACATCCATCCGGACCTCCTCGTGGACGCGCAGTGGGACGCCGACCGACGGCTCCGTGATCTCGAGAGTCAAGGCGTCGTCGGAGAAGTGTTGTTCCCCAACGGTATTCCGTTCCAGGCGAAGGCGGTGTCCGATACCGCGGAGGCATCGACCCCCGAACTGACCCGGGCCGGGATCACCGCCTACAACCGATGGCTGGCCGACTTCTGCGCGCAGGCCCCCGAACGGCTGAAGGGCCAGGCGCTCCTGTCCTTCGACGACCGCGATCGCCTCGATGAGGCTGTCGCGGAGGTGTATCGGGCCAAGGAACGCGGCTTGGGCGGCATCATGATGCCCGCGCTGATTCCCGGCGGCACCTACTTCTTCGATCCCGTGCTGGATCCGGTCTGGGCCGCGATCCAGGAGACCGGGCTACCGATCAGCCAGCACGGCGGCACCGGGGCGCCGGCCTACGACCCGCCGGGGCTGGCGGCGATTCTGACCCTCGCCTACGAGCACTCCTTCTTCTCCGGACGATCACTGTGGCAGATGATCGTCGGCGGCGTCTTCGACCGCTTCCCCGATCTGACCGTCGCCTACGTGGAAACCGAGTCGTGGTGGATCGGCGCGGCCCTGGACCGCTTCGACCGCAGGTTCCGCCGCGGCGACAGCTGGACCGGCTTCGCCGCGCACCTGCGCCGGGAACGCCGGTTCACCCGCCTGCCCAGCGAATACTGGCAGACCAACTGCTATGCGGGCATCTCGCCGTTCCACCACGATCAACTCCCGATGGACCGGATGGGCTCCGGCTACACACCCGAGGACGGCGAATTCGTCATCGGATGCGATCGCGCCATGGTGGGAATCGACTATCCGCACTTCGAAACCATCTATCCGAACACCGACGCGCAGATCGCCGAACTGACCGGACAACCGACGGTCACCGCCGCCGACACCCGGCGCCTCCTGTTCGACAACGCCGTCACCGTCTACGGATTCGACTCCGCCGCACTGCAACCCGTGATCGACCGGGTCACCCGCGTCACGGCCTCCGACAGGTAG
- a CDS encoding beta-glucosidase, translating to MDPTQRADALLARMTLEEKTLQLTSVMGPSLFGPGGADADRLAARLGGGIGQVSGLASFGARPPAAVARAVNQVQRFLVAETRLGIPAIFHNEALNGVMAPGFTVFPTAIGLAAAWDPDAVERMAALTGRQLRAIGMRQALSPVLDVARDARWGRVHETYGEDPYLVTALGVAFVRGLQREGVLATGKHFLGYAVTEGGQNMAATAVGARELYEVHARPFEAAIHLAGLGSVMNSYSEYDGVPIGANRAILTELLRERMGFTGTVVADYMTVEWLASRQEIAAGNAEAGVLALAAGLDVELPDPAGYGLTLAEAVRAGRIGEDVVDRSVRRVLRDKFALGLFDDPYVAEDPIVIERIATEGTELARDLAGRSVTLLKNENGILPLRPEIRRVAVVGPHADDVTAAFPTYTYPAMRWMLTRSAAAHAMPGTDAVAEGSAESLAAEMATAATQDRNTWLRGEYGARSLAEAVREALPDAEVTVVAATGLLAPGPDGAAGPAAAVEAARAAEVVILALGGRGGWLPDGTEGEGHDTADIELPAVQVELVKAIAATGTPAVGVVQTGRPFTVTSIVDDLAAVVWAFYGGQFGTRAVADVLTGAAEPAGRLPYSIPRHVGQVPIHHGQKTGSGYRRTDRDMHRGYLDRPATPLFAFGHGLSYTTFRYGELSLDRTDVPADAAVTVTVPVTNTGDRAGDEVVQLYFHDTATGLTRPAQELVGFRRVRLDPGATATVEFTIRMSQLGYVGPDGAFILEPGPVGVMAGAASDDIRSRGSFEITGDTIVLDGRRSYLSEAVTRVTRSITGCSAAESNP from the coding sequence ATGGATCCGACCCAGCGCGCGGACGCCCTCTTGGCTCGAATGACCTTGGAGGAGAAGACCCTTCAGCTGACATCGGTCATGGGCCCCAGCCTGTTCGGACCCGGCGGAGCCGACGCGGACCGGCTCGCGGCCCGGCTGGGCGGCGGGATCGGCCAGGTCTCCGGTCTGGCGAGCTTCGGCGCGCGGCCGCCGGCCGCCGTGGCCCGTGCGGTCAACCAGGTCCAGCGCTTCCTGGTGGCGGAGACCCGCCTCGGTATTCCCGCGATCTTCCACAACGAGGCACTGAACGGTGTCATGGCGCCCGGATTCACCGTCTTCCCGACCGCGATCGGCCTCGCCGCGGCCTGGGATCCGGACGCGGTGGAACGGATGGCGGCGCTCACGGGCCGGCAGCTGCGGGCGATCGGCATGCGTCAGGCGCTGTCCCCGGTCCTGGATGTGGCCCGGGACGCCCGGTGGGGCCGCGTCCACGAGACCTACGGCGAGGATCCGTACCTCGTCACCGCGCTGGGTGTCGCCTTCGTCCGCGGCCTGCAGCGCGAGGGTGTCCTCGCCACCGGGAAACACTTCCTCGGCTACGCCGTGACGGAAGGCGGCCAGAACATGGCCGCGACCGCGGTGGGTGCGCGGGAACTGTACGAGGTCCACGCCCGCCCGTTCGAAGCGGCGATCCACCTCGCCGGGCTGGGGTCGGTGATGAACTCCTATTCGGAGTACGACGGCGTCCCGATCGGCGCCAACCGCGCGATCCTCACCGAACTGCTGCGCGAGCGTATGGGATTCACCGGCACCGTCGTCGCCGACTACATGACCGTCGAGTGGCTCGCCTCCCGGCAGGAAATCGCCGCCGGCAACGCGGAAGCCGGCGTCCTGGCACTGGCCGCCGGCCTCGACGTCGAACTCCCCGATCCGGCCGGATACGGGCTCACACTCGCCGAGGCGGTACGGGCGGGCCGGATCGGCGAGGACGTGGTCGACCGGTCCGTACGCCGGGTACTGCGCGACAAGTTCGCCCTCGGTCTCTTCGACGATCCGTATGTCGCCGAGGATCCGATCGTCATCGAGCGCATCGCCACCGAGGGTACGGAGCTGGCCCGTGACCTGGCCGGCAGGTCCGTGACACTGCTGAAGAACGAGAACGGCATACTTCCGCTGAGGCCGGAGATCCGCAGGGTGGCGGTCGTCGGCCCGCACGCCGACGATGTCACCGCCGCATTCCCGACCTACACCTATCCGGCGATGCGGTGGATGCTCACCCGATCCGCCGCCGCCCACGCCATGCCGGGAACCGATGCCGTGGCGGAGGGTTCGGCCGAGTCCCTGGCAGCCGAGATGGCAACTGCCGCAACGCAGGACAGGAACACCTGGCTGCGTGGCGAATACGGTGCCCGGTCGCTGGCCGAGGCGGTCCGGGAAGCCCTGCCGGACGCCGAGGTCACCGTCGTGGCCGCGACCGGCCTGCTGGCCCCCGGACCCGACGGCGCCGCCGGGCCGGCCGCCGCGGTCGAGGCCGCGCGCGCCGCCGAGGTGGTGATCCTGGCGCTCGGGGGCCGCGGCGGCTGGCTGCCCGACGGCACCGAGGGCGAGGGCCACGACACCGCCGATATCGAACTACCGGCCGTACAGGTGGAATTGGTGAAGGCGATCGCCGCGACCGGCACCCCGGCCGTCGGCGTCGTGCAGACCGGCCGCCCGTTCACCGTCACGTCGATCGTGGACGACCTGGCAGCCGTCGTCTGGGCGTTCTACGGCGGTCAGTTCGGGACGCGGGCCGTCGCCGACGTCCTGACCGGCGCCGCCGAGCCGGCCGGCCGGCTGCCGTACAGCATTCCCCGCCATGTCGGCCAGGTCCCGATCCACCACGGCCAGAAGACCGGCAGCGGCTACCGGCGCACCGACCGGGACATGCACCGCGGCTACCTCGACCGGCCCGCGACCCCCTTGTTCGCGTTCGGTCACGGCCTGAGCTACACGACCTTCCGGTACGGCGAGCTGAGCCTCGACCGCACCGATGTCCCCGCCGACGCAGCGGTCACCGTGACCGTGCCGGTCACCAACACCGGCGACCGGGCCGGTGACGAGGTCGTCCAGTTGTACTTCCACGACACCGCAACCGGACTCACCCGTCCCGCACAGGAACTCGTCGGCTTCCGGCGGGTCCGTCTCGACCCCGGAGCCACGGCCACCGTCGAATTCACCATCCGGATGAGCCAGCTCGGTTACGTCGGACCGGACGGCGCGTTCATCCTCGAGCCGGGCCCGGTCGGCGTCATGGCCGGTGCCGCGTCCGACGACATCAGAAGCCGCGGCAGCTTCGAGATCACCGGCGACACCATCGTTCTCGACGGCCGCCGCAGCTACCTGTCGGAGGCCGTGACGCGGGTGACCCGGTCGATCACGGGTTGCAGTGCGGCGGAGTCGAATCCGTAG
- a CDS encoding ABC transporter substrate-binding protein, whose product MVRPHKIVLATLAVVLLAAGCSRGGENSEGRATDGGSAAAATASGDFGDLKNICHSGKPTSAPAQGVTAGEIKLGVFTDVGFTKNPELVDAAKVFTGWCNDAGGVNGRRLVTDIHDAKLMEVRQRMLDACRDDFALVGGGAALDGLAVKDRLSCLLPDFPAQPVQVTNIGSDLQAGYGTPTTPVATPNAGYYKWLATRYPGSGAAIGIINGDSPMTKPIAEQYGEIFAAQGDTVVYNDLYPAAGVTDWTPYAVSIKAKGVKGLIFLGDFHQLAKLEDVLTDMDYKLDWIDANSNAYSSSFLQLASHSIAAQHNYVNLAGVAPLSAADTIPAVAQVKDLYKKYAPGADVTEPALHAFIAWALFAKSASACGDAPTRKCVLDHALAETAWTGGGLQAPQDLSPSGKAATCYDVQVATAAGWQAADFGPENGGVYRCDTPTLALQHDYGKPLTLADVGKSSSDLK is encoded by the coding sequence GTGGTGAGACCACACAAGATCGTTCTCGCGACGCTGGCCGTCGTCCTGCTGGCCGCGGGATGCAGCCGAGGTGGCGAGAACAGCGAAGGCCGCGCCACCGACGGCGGGTCCGCCGCCGCTGCCACCGCGTCCGGCGATTTCGGCGACCTGAAGAACATCTGCCATTCGGGTAAGCCCACGAGTGCCCCCGCGCAGGGCGTCACCGCCGGCGAGATCAAACTCGGCGTGTTCACCGATGTCGGCTTCACCAAGAATCCGGAACTGGTCGACGCGGCGAAGGTGTTCACCGGCTGGTGCAACGACGCCGGCGGTGTGAACGGGCGGCGGCTGGTCACCGATATCCACGACGCGAAGCTCATGGAGGTCCGCCAGCGCATGCTCGATGCCTGCCGCGACGACTTCGCCCTGGTCGGCGGTGGCGCCGCGCTGGACGGGCTCGCCGTGAAGGACCGGCTGTCGTGCCTGCTGCCGGACTTCCCCGCGCAGCCGGTGCAGGTGACCAACATCGGCTCGGACCTGCAGGCCGGCTACGGCACACCCACCACACCGGTGGCCACCCCGAATGCCGGCTACTACAAGTGGCTCGCGACGCGATACCCGGGTTCCGGCGCGGCGATCGGGATCATCAACGGCGATTCGCCGATGACCAAGCCGATCGCCGAGCAGTACGGCGAGATCTTCGCCGCGCAGGGTGACACGGTGGTGTACAACGACCTCTACCCCGCCGCCGGCGTCACCGACTGGACGCCGTACGCCGTATCGATCAAGGCCAAAGGCGTCAAGGGCCTGATCTTCCTCGGCGACTTCCATCAGCTGGCGAAGCTGGAGGACGTGCTGACGGATATGGACTACAAGCTCGACTGGATCGACGCCAACAGCAATGCCTACTCCTCGTCGTTCCTCCAGCTGGCGTCGCATTCGATTGCGGCGCAACACAATTACGTGAACCTCGCGGGAGTCGCGCCGCTCAGCGCGGCGGACACCATCCCGGCGGTCGCCCAGGTGAAGGACCTGTACAAGAAGTACGCACCCGGCGCCGACGTCACCGAGCCGGCGCTGCACGCGTTCATCGCGTGGGCGTTGTTCGCCAAGTCGGCCTCCGCGTGCGGCGACGCGCCGACCCGCAAGTGCGTACTCGATCATGCGCTCGCGGAAACGGCGTGGACCGGCGGCGGCCTGCAGGCACCGCAGGATCTGTCCCCGTCCGGTAAGGCCGCTACCTGCTACGACGTCCAGGTTGCCACGGCCGCGGGCTGGCAGGCCGCCGATTTCGGGCCCGAGAACGGCGGGGTGTATCGGTGCGACACTCCGACCCTCGCCCTGCAGCACGACTACGGCAAGCCGCTGACGCTGGCCGATGTCGGCAAGAGCAGCAGCGACCTGAAATAG
- a CDS encoding LysR family transcriptional regulator, which translates to MDLRQLRALVTIAELGSVTKAAEALFLVQTTVTKQIQALERELGVALFDRARYGMELTAAGRILAERADGVFRDLDRVHADLRPAAATPEVVVIGLPESTAALCAGRLLPAVRQWSPVRLHFVYGHSDHLRRRLVAGTLDVALLCDAIDAPELDLAPLLTERLWVVAAPELGLRTDTEIPLSLMAGRPVVLPEPGDPLRDLAELGAAEQGFILDVVAQANSIAMVKQLVRAGRGWALLPAVSILDEVAAGVVSAAPTGDSRLQRTVSVGVSRSRPLSAAAERVRHELVDDVRATAAEGHWPSTAVAGVPR; encoded by the coding sequence ATGGATCTGCGGCAGTTGCGAGCGTTGGTGACCATCGCCGAACTCGGCAGTGTCACCAAGGCCGCCGAGGCGTTGTTCCTGGTCCAGACCACGGTCACCAAGCAGATCCAGGCGCTGGAGCGGGAACTGGGCGTGGCGTTGTTCGACCGCGCCCGCTACGGCATGGAGCTGACCGCGGCCGGCCGGATCCTGGCCGAGCGGGCCGACGGGGTGTTCCGGGATCTGGACCGGGTGCACGCCGACTTGCGACCGGCCGCGGCCACACCCGAGGTGGTGGTGATCGGATTGCCGGAGAGTACGGCCGCGCTGTGCGCCGGCCGGCTGCTCCCGGCCGTGCGGCAGTGGTCGCCGGTCCGGCTGCACTTCGTCTACGGGCACAGCGACCACCTGCGGCGCCGGCTCGTCGCGGGAACGCTGGATGTGGCGTTGCTGTGCGACGCGATCGACGCACCGGAGCTGGATCTGGCGCCGTTGCTGACCGAGCGACTGTGGGTCGTGGCTGCGCCGGAGCTCGGCCTGCGCACCGATACCGAGATACCGTTGTCGCTGATGGCGGGTCGGCCGGTGGTGCTGCCCGAGCCCGGTGACCCGCTGCGCGACCTCGCCGAACTCGGCGCGGCCGAGCAGGGATTCATCCTCGACGTTGTCGCCCAGGCGAATTCGATCGCGATGGTGAAGCAGCTCGTGCGGGCCGGCCGGGGCTGGGCACTGCTACCGGCGGTGAGCATCCTGGACGAGGTGGCCGCCGGTGTGGTGAGCGCGGCGCCGACCGGAGATTCGCGGTTGCAGCGGACGGTGTCCGTGGGCGTCTCCCGCTCCCGGCCCCTGTCGGCCGCGGCCGAGCGCGTGCGGCACGAGCTGGTCGACGATGTCCGCGCCACCGCGGCCGAAGGCCACTGGCCCTCGACCGCGGTGGCGGGTGTCCCGCGGTGA